A stretch of the Saprospiraceae bacterium genome encodes the following:
- a CDS encoding helix-turn-helix domain-containing protein, with protein sequence MNSFGEYLRSRREQMGLPLRKVAAELDIDTSILSKIERSERVATKEMLPTLAKTLEVLEKEIEIEFIKAFILSDLGELKYLKSGLEETLNTIKSRN encoded by the coding sequence ATGAATTCCTTTGGTGAATATTTACGAAGCAGACGAGAACAAATGGGACTTCCACTCAGAAAGGTTGCGGCCGAACTCGATATTGACACTTCCATTTTAAGTAAGATTGAAAGAAGTGAACGTGTGGCGACAAAAGAAATGTTGCCAACACTGGCTAAGACTTTGGAAGTTCTAGAAAAAGAAATAGAAATTGAATTCATCAAAGCATTTATTCTATCGGACTTAGGAGAATTAAAATATTTGAAAAGCGGCTTGGAAGAAACGCTGAACACCATTAAAAGCCGCAATTAG
- a CDS encoding 7-cyano-7-deazaguanine synthase, with protein sequence MADEKTHIVLCGGSPLPKNYKGVAASHLHRFSYDHNSKERNINIGLPHFIKTVNCHFPDRIKDLVEIAGYIYAADRMIKRGNPEQVEYHSWARKFHFHIKVRDYNFWKQKQISERLNDALCFIAGDLDYKFTFIKGGQDVGQKNLFDNEKIKLEKKDNSVIALFSGGLDSLAGALEKLETTNQNLILVSHRSNNFTVSQIQENVFNLLNNDYPNRIQYFTFYCNLSGERAVEETQRTRIFLYSSIAYALMSLSSQKQILVFENGMTSINFYKRQDAMNARASRTTHPQTIALLENILSFISGETIELVHPFLYNTKTDIVEKIKMYKKQHYLNSTISCTRTFQSFSNNSQATHCGGCSQCIDRRIAAYASHQEDFDAIYDADISKDSIEDKEAWTHLCDYINLAYRFSKMNGMSFNYELFDVLQDIIPFLKGNERNTDKMKKIFELTQKHTDQVFHALQRIRLNENIRKPKKGNTIFNFIDSRVYLKPSVERLIERISEKLMIALPIACERQKPNSENALNDLIKALIMAESDDYSREFPVIKFSYTKTVPDHSYLDCNLFIETKYLRGDTTKNVVTKSIAEDLVKYGDKHKLFVLYDPERKITDEQEFKNDFEKYPNCKILRIG encoded by the coding sequence TTGGCTGACGAGAAAACACATATCGTTTTATGTGGCGGTTCTCCTTTGCCAAAAAATTACAAAGGAGTTGCCGCCTCTCATCTTCATAGATTTTCGTATGATCACAATTCAAAAGAACGAAATATCAATATTGGACTACCTCATTTTATAAAGACAGTAAATTGTCATTTCCCTGATAGAATTAAAGACCTTGTTGAAATTGCAGGATACATTTATGCTGCTGATAGAATGATAAAAAGAGGAAATCCAGAACAGGTAGAATATCATAGCTGGGCAAGAAAATTTCACTTTCACATAAAAGTTAGAGATTATAATTTTTGGAAGCAGAAGCAAATTTCTGAAAGATTAAATGATGCTTTGTGTTTCATAGCAGGAGATTTAGATTACAAATTTACTTTCATAAAAGGCGGACAGGATGTGGGTCAAAAAAACCTTTTTGATAACGAGAAGATAAAACTTGAAAAGAAAGACAATTCAGTGATTGCACTTTTTTCAGGCGGTTTAGATTCGCTTGCAGGAGCATTAGAAAAATTAGAAACCACAAATCAAAATTTAATTCTGGTCAGTCATCGTTCTAATAACTTCACTGTTTCCCAAATTCAGGAAAATGTTTTCAATCTTCTCAATAATGACTACCCTAACAGAATCCAGTATTTCACATTTTACTGCAATCTTTCAGGTGAAAGAGCAGTTGAAGAAACTCAGAGAACACGAATATTTCTATATTCTTCAATTGCTTATGCCTTGATGTCATTATCCTCTCAAAAACAAATTCTTGTTTTTGAAAATGGAATGACCTCAATAAATTTTTACAAGAGACAAGATGCAATGAATGCAAGAGCAAGTAGGACAACACACCCTCAAACAATCGCTTTACTTGAAAATATATTATCTTTTATTTCAGGTGAGACTATTGAACTAGTTCATCCATTTCTTTACAATACCAAAACTGACATCGTTGAAAAGATTAAGATGTACAAAAAGCAACACTATTTAAACTCCACGATAAGTTGCACAAGAACCTTTCAATCTTTTAGTAATAATTCTCAGGCAACACACTGTGGTGGCTGTTCACAATGTATTGACAGAAGAATCGCTGCTTATGCCTCCCATCAGGAGGACTTTGATGCAATTTATGATGCTGACATTTCAAAAGATTCCATTGAAGATAAAGAAGCGTGGACACATCTTTGTGACTACATCAACCTTGCATATCGGTTTTCAAAAATGAATGGCATGTCATTCAACTATGAATTGTTTGATGTTTTGCAGGATATTATTCCATTCTTGAAAGGCAATGAACGAAACACCGATAAAATGAAAAAGATATTTGAGCTTACACAAAAACATACCGACCAAGTATTTCATGCGCTGCAAAGAATTCGGTTGAATGAAAATATTCGTAAACCGAAAAAAGGAAATACGATTTTCAACTTTATTGATAGCAGAGTTTATTTAAAGCCATCCGTTGAAAGATTGATAGAAAGAATTAGCGAAAAGTTGATGATTGCTTTACCGATTGCTTGCGAACGACAAAAACCTAATAGTGAAAATGCTTTGAACGATTTAATCAAAGCATTAATCATGGCTGAAAGCGATGACTATTCCCGTGAATTTCCTGTAATTAAATTTTCTTATACTAAAACAGTTCCTGACCATTCTTATCTTGACTGCAACTTATTTATTGAGACAAAATATTTGCGAGGTGATACAACAAAAAATGTTGTTACAAAGTCAATTGCTGAAGACCTTGTTAAATACGGAGACAAGCACAAACTTTTTGTTCTTTATGACCCTGAAAGGAAAATTACTGATGAACAAGAATTCAAAAACGATTTTGAGAAATATCCTAACTGCAAAATTTTAAGAATTGGATAG
- a CDS encoding protein kinase: MSKPISEREKLLDLKPNQEFKNYKIVSKKPADGEELAIPIGEGGSGIVYLAEQTFVKQVKVNRAIKFFVYRDDIASQTIHEFSGRISAKNFNDEILNISSFNHENIIKIIDGGIIEKGEHHVPFIVTDYVEGHTLRDLLLKPELIDEYAADGQDIIDLFGQICSGLEYLHRRHFYHCDIAPKNIFIKGEKGNFQVVIGDLGIGKTLRKDLAPVDNKLFVHGTRDYMPQKVYDVRNKEIEYKEFLKLQPEWDLYATKKTFQELLTAFEKRNNMNKPWFKSLKKIVSKEFRNISDVAKNIERQKPIYRQTAGTPELSEADSTTNGYKELQPIKSIWVTDRVKKVIRHPLFFRMKKVPQLLSANTFNPGSNHTRYEHSLGTYENMRQVLISLLRNEDFIEILDEKNIELALLASLLSSISKFPFSFLIHEIRDRDRNYFSKITGKVMLTKILNFKDEEKGIKESLWEVIDKNFQVESLDKLIEIISGDSSSNWMIQNKIISALLNSSIDVRVLDFLPRDSYHLGISTGAHINFDSLIEHICIHDNTIAINVKGVTYVEQVITLRYWLYKRIYWNNPNRAYSTVLKYVFTKLHLEKSTFEDNLLNKILFSDPIDMLYFLDEESNEEKNGNTHLAINKLLKTIFSDRPTLFKDIFVINQTESTAQLKKICKKFSKMPFAELEAIRKELETELSQIFKFNPDTINIIIDIPNEENKKLGEDLSVIKYDKTVTELSNLSGIIDGIIKTFDNNLQFLRVYLNPIYKDQLPKEPDKRKEMHDLIQNFLVLHG, translated from the coding sequence ATGAGTAAACCGATAAGCGAAAGAGAAAAATTACTTGACTTAAAACCGAATCAGGAGTTTAAGAATTACAAGATTGTGTCAAAGAAACCTGCTGATGGGGAAGAACTTGCAATTCCAATTGGTGAGGGAGGGTCGGGTATCGTTTATTTAGCCGAACAAACTTTTGTTAAACAGGTAAAAGTCAATAGAGCAATTAAATTTTTTGTTTATCGTGACGATATTGCCAGTCAAACAATACACGAATTCTCAGGGAGAATTAGTGCTAAAAACTTTAACGATGAAATTCTAAATATATCAAGTTTTAATCACGAAAACATTATCAAGATAATTGATGGAGGAATAATTGAAAAAGGAGAACATCATGTTCCCTTTATTGTAACCGACTATGTTGAAGGACATACATTAAGGGACTTATTACTAAAGCCAGAATTAATTGATGAATATGCTGCCGATGGACAAGACATCATTGATTTGTTCGGGCAAATTTGTAGCGGTTTGGAATATTTACATAGGAGACATTTTTATCATTGTGATATTGCTCCTAAAAATATATTCATCAAGGGAGAGAAAGGAAATTTTCAAGTTGTGATTGGAGATTTAGGAATTGGAAAAACTCTTCGTAAAGATTTAGCTCCAGTTGATAATAAACTTTTTGTTCATGGGACACGAGATTATATGCCGCAAAAAGTTTACGATGTGAGGAATAAAGAAATTGAGTATAAAGAATTCTTGAAACTTCAACCTGAATGGGATTTATACGCCACGAAAAAAACTTTTCAGGAATTACTGACAGCATTTGAAAAAAGGAATAATATGAACAAACCTTGGTTCAAGTCGTTGAAAAAAATTGTCTCAAAGGAGTTTCGCAATATTTCTGATGTTGCAAAAAATATTGAAAGGCAAAAACCTATTTACAGACAAACCGCAGGAACACCAGAGTTATCAGAAGCGGACAGCACGACTAATGGTTACAAAGAATTGCAACCTATCAAATCCATTTGGGTTACAGATAGAGTAAAGAAAGTAATTAGACATCCACTTTTTTTCAGAATGAAAAAAGTGCCACAACTACTTTCAGCAAATACCTTTAATCCTGGCTCTAATCATACAAGATATGAGCATTCATTAGGCACATACGAAAACATGAGGCAGGTTCTCATATCATTGCTTCGAAATGAAGATTTCATTGAGATACTTGATGAGAAGAATATTGAACTTGCACTTTTAGCTTCATTGCTTTCAAGTATTTCAAAATTTCCTTTTTCTTTTTTAATCCATGAAATCAGAGATAGAGACAGAAACTATTTTTCAAAAATTACAGGCAAGGTAATGCTCACAAAAATCTTAAACTTCAAAGATGAAGAAAAAGGTATAAAGGAAAGTTTGTGGGAGGTGATAGATAAAAATTTTCAAGTTGAATCGCTTGATAAACTCATTGAAATAATAAGTGGAGATTCATCTTCCAACTGGATGATTCAGAATAAAATTATTAGTGCCCTTCTCAATTCCTCAATTGATGTTCGTGTATTAGATTTTCTTCCAAGAGATTCTTACCACTTAGGTATTTCTACAGGGGCTCACATTAATTTTGATAGTTTAATTGAACACATCTGCATTCACGATAATACCATTGCCATAAATGTAAAAGGGGTTACTTATGTTGAACAAGTTATCACATTACGATACTGGCTGTATAAGAGAATTTACTGGAATAATCCTAACAGAGCTTACTCAACAGTTTTGAAATATGTATTCACAAAACTCCATCTTGAGAAAAGCACATTTGAAGATAATCTATTAAATAAGATTTTGTTCTCTGACCCGATTGATATGCTTTATTTTCTTGACGAAGAAAGCAATGAAGAAAAAAATGGAAATACTCATTTAGCGATAAACAAACTTCTTAAAACAATTTTTAGTGACAGACCAACTTTGTTCAAAGACATTTTTGTAATAAACCAAACAGAATCAACAGCCCAACTGAAAAAGATTTGCAAGAAGTTTAGCAAAATGCCGTTTGCGGAATTAGAAGCAATCCGCAAAGAATTGGAAACAGAGTTATCGCAAATATTTAAGTTTAATCCAGACACCATTAATATCATAATTGATATTCCTAACGAGGAGAATAAAAAATTAGGTGAAGATTTATCTGTTATCAAATACGATAAAACTGTAACTGAGTTAAGCAATCTATCAGGAATTATTGATGGAATAATAAAGACCTTTGATAATAATTTGCAATTTCTCAGAGTTTATCTTAATCCTATTTACAAAGACCAACTTCCCAAAGAACCAGACAAAAGAAAAGAGATGCATGATTTAATACAAAACTTCTTAGTGCTACACGGTTAA
- a CDS encoding helicase, which produces MSLENKIDQTDLTFFTNEEGHTLLSRFKSTLKDTQLFDVLVGYFRASGFHQLYDALEPVEKIRILVGLSVDRDSYEMMQYHEQNSTIDFESHQRTKKRYQQNLKEDIENSNENENRLEIGISKFIEFLKADCQDTELDKAYNGNGKKLEIRAYPTKNIHAKVYIGKFKPEDRDYGFVITGSSNFSESGFVANREFNVELRTKRDVLFAENQFNTLWKEAVDISEDFVDTIQNKTWLNNQILPYELYLKLIYEYLEEDINLADEFEPFLPDGFMKLKYQNQAAIQAKKILETYNGVFLADVVGLGKTFITALLLQQLQGRILVICPPVLKDYWKDSLFDFGIRSFQVESLGKLENIIKKGLERYDYIVVDEAHRFRNENTQSYANLLDICRGKKVILVTATPLNNTVDDIFAQLKLFQAPKNSTIPGIPNLEKYFAGFRTKLKKLEKTDPDYKKLIKEVSDDIRNSILRYVMVRRTRKDVMTYFKQDMQMQGLTFPDLDNPQKIVYEYEGELEETFIETIKTLAEFTYARYTPLLYYIGNKALSEFEKQQQRNVGGFMKGILVKRLESSFHAFRQSVDRFIISYEKFIEMYHNGTVYISKKVDVYDLIESDNIEKLEAFVEDEKAHKYDSKDFRKEFVTKLEFDLEILKKIKKLWQKVDADPKLEQFIRDLIETKALKSNKLVVFTESKETGDYIYEALIDEFPGQVMFYSSTGGRHTDKKLTSNHTVSRDLITANYDPNRKGKEQADNLKILIATDVLAEGINLHRSNVLVNYDLPWNPTRVLQRAGRVNRLGSKFPKVHIFNFFPTTQSDEHLGLELNITNKIQMFHDILGEDAKYLSDGEEFGSQELFNTLNSKTAYTGEDGEGDSELKYLELIRKIRDDQPELFDKIKHLPKKARSGFKKEKLEYDALVTFFRIGKLKKFYINQSGKSNEITFFDAVKDLECKSDTKRANIPNEYFHLLQTNKTRFELDTTVGDEPTKGSGGRSNAKYIETRLKDKSFKNFKGFTDSNDEFLNGVREMLSQGTIAKKTAQLIKTDLEKTNDPLQILHILEKHIRYVAIEGTKNAKKFQKREVILSGYLIK; this is translated from the coding sequence ATGAGCTTAGAAAATAAAATAGACCAAACAGACTTGACTTTCTTCACGAATGAAGAAGGACATACTTTATTAAGCAGGTTTAAATCAACCCTTAAAGACACTCAATTATTTGATGTGTTGGTTGGTTATTTCAGAGCAAGTGGATTTCATCAATTGTATGACGCTTTAGAACCTGTTGAGAAAATAAGAATTCTTGTTGGGCTAAGTGTTGACAGAGATTCATACGAAATGATGCAATACCACGAACAAAATTCAACAATTGATTTTGAGTCGCATCAACGAACAAAAAAACGCTACCAACAAAACTTAAAAGAAGATATTGAAAATAGCAACGAAAACGAAAATCGACTTGAAATAGGAATTAGCAAGTTTATTGAATTTTTAAAAGCTGACTGCCAAGACACTGAATTAGATAAGGCATACAATGGTAACGGAAAGAAACTAGAAATTAGAGCATATCCAACAAAGAACATTCACGCTAAAGTTTACATTGGCAAGTTCAAGCCCGAAGACCGTGACTATGGTTTTGTAATTACGGGTTCAAGTAATTTTTCCGAATCGGGCTTCGTGGCAAACAGAGAATTCAATGTTGAATTGCGGACTAAAAGAGACGTACTTTTTGCCGAAAACCAATTCAATACTCTTTGGAAAGAAGCGGTAGATATTTCAGAAGACTTTGTTGATACAATTCAAAATAAAACTTGGCTGAATAACCAAATTCTGCCTTATGAACTTTATCTAAAACTGATTTATGAGTATCTGGAAGAAGATATCAATTTGGCTGACGAATTTGAGCCATTCCTTCCAGATGGTTTTATGAAATTGAAATACCAAAATCAAGCTGCTATTCAGGCAAAAAAGATTTTGGAAACGTATAACGGTGTTTTCTTGGCAGACGTGGTTGGTTTAGGGAAAACCTTTATCACTGCATTATTGCTTCAACAATTGCAAGGCAGAATACTGGTTATTTGCCCACCTGTGTTGAAAGACTACTGGAAAGATTCTCTTTTTGATTTTGGTATTAGAAGTTTTCAAGTGGAATCTTTAGGCAAACTAGAAAACATCATTAAAAAAGGCTTAGAACGTTACGATTACATTGTAGTGGATGAAGCACACCGATTCCGTAATGAAAACACACAATCTTACGCCAACTTGCTTGACATCTGTCGTGGCAAGAAAGTTATTTTGGTAACAGCAACACCGTTGAACAATACTGTTGACGATATTTTCGCTCAATTAAAACTGTTCCAAGCACCGAAAAACTCCACGATTCCCGGAATACCAAATCTTGAAAAATACTTTGCAGGATTTAGGACTAAGCTAAAAAAGCTCGAAAAAACTGACCCTGATTATAAGAAGCTAATCAAAGAAGTTTCTGATGATATCCGAAACAGCATTCTTCGTTACGTAATGGTTCGCAGAACTCGTAAAGATGTTATGACCTATTTCAAGCAGGATATGCAAATGCAGGGTTTGACTTTCCCTGACTTAGACAATCCGCAAAAAATTGTATATGAGTATGAAGGCGAATTGGAAGAAACATTCATTGAAACAATCAAAACATTAGCTGAGTTTACTTATGCCCGATACACACCATTGCTTTATTATATCGGAAACAAAGCGTTGAGCGAATTTGAAAAGCAACAGCAACGAAACGTTGGGGGCTTTATGAAAGGTATTTTGGTAAAGCGTTTGGAAAGCAGTTTCCACGCTTTTCGTCAAAGTGTTGACCGCTTCATTATCTCTTATGAAAAATTCATTGAGATGTACCACAATGGTACAGTTTACATCAGCAAAAAAGTGGATGTATATGACCTTATTGAAAGCGACAATATTGAGAAATTGGAAGCTTTTGTTGAAGATGAAAAAGCCCACAAGTACGATTCAAAGGATTTTAGAAAAGAGTTTGTTACTAAACTCGAATTTGATTTAGAAATTCTGAAAAAGATTAAAAAGCTTTGGCAAAAAGTTGATGCCGACCCGAAACTAGAACAGTTTATTCGTGACTTAATAGAAACCAAAGCCCTTAAAAGTAATAAACTGGTGGTATTCACCGAATCAAAAGAAACTGGGGATTACATCTACGAAGCATTGATAGATGAATTCCCTGGGCAAGTAATGTTTTATTCCAGCACTGGCGGAAGGCATACAGATAAAAAATTAACTTCTAATCATACAGTTTCAAGAGATTTGATAACCGCCAATTACGACCCCAATCGTAAAGGAAAGGAACAGGCTGACAACTTAAAAATATTGATTGCAACAGATGTGTTAGCTGAAGGTATCAACTTGCATCGTTCTAATGTGCTCGTGAATTATGATTTGCCTTGGAATCCGACAAGGGTATTGCAACGGGCAGGTCGTGTCAATCGTTTGGGTAGCAAATTCCCGAAGGTGCATATTTTCAACTTCTTCCCTACTACCCAGTCAGATGAACATCTAGGTTTGGAATTAAACATCACTAACAAAATCCAAATGTTTCACGACATTTTAGGAGAAGATGCTAAATACCTGAGTGATGGTGAAGAATTCGGAAGTCAGGAACTTTTCAACACTTTGAATAGCAAAACAGCCTACACTGGTGAAGATGGTGAAGGCGATTCCGAATTGAAGTATTTGGAATTGATCCGAAAAATCAGGGACGACCAACCCGAATTGTTTGACAAAATAAAGCACTTGCCAAAGAAAGCTCGTTCAGGTTTCAAAAAGGAAAAGTTAGAATATGATGCATTGGTAACTTTCTTCCGAATTGGAAAACTCAAGAAATTTTACATTAATCAAAGTGGTAAATCAAATGAGATTACCTTTTTTGATGCGGTAAAAGATTTAGAATGTAAGTCCGACACAAAACGTGCAAACATTCCAAACGAATATTTTCATTTGTTGCAGACCAACAAAACACGTTTTGAATTAGACACTACGGTAGGCGATGAACCAACCAAAGGAAGTGGCGGACGTTCAAACGCCAAATACATTGAAACCCGCTTGAAAGACAAGTCTTTCAAAAACTTTAAAGGGTTTACCGATTCCAATGATGAATTTTTAAATGGTGTTCGTGAAATGTTATCACAAGGAACTATTGCAAAAAAAACAGCCCAGTTAATCAAAACAGATTTGGAAAAAACCAACGACCCGTTACAGATTTTGCACATCTTGGAAAAGCATATTCGTTATGTGGCCATTGAAGGAACGAAGAATGCAAAGAAATTTCAAAAACGTGAAGTTATCCTTTCAGGATACTTAATCAAGTAA
- the gcvP gene encoding aminomethyl-transferring glycine dehydrogenase translates to MALFPRYDRFESRHIGTLGTDLAPMLKTIGVNSLDELIQQTVPDKIRLKSELKTPEALSEYDYLLMLKELADQNTSTRNFIGQGYFGSVTPSAILRNVFQNPGWYTQYTPYQAEIAQGRLEALLNFQTMVTDLTGLPIANASLLDEGTAAAEAMMLFYHQKEKKTKEESPDVFFVDNKVYDQTLAVLQSRAWPQGIKIVSGNCQTDAIPDNCFGALIQYPDKSGGVINHEDFIQKAKAAGIFVAMATDLLALCLLKSPGELGADIAFGNSQRFGVPMGFGGPHAAFFATKEDFKRDIPGRIIGVSIDVHGNRALRMALQTREQHIRREKATSNICTAQALLAIMASMYAVYHGPIGLKAIARRVHDMSCALSQALQAMGCKVSNEHFFDLVSIEADQNTQSKIKVVAEKYQCNFWYTNNAVQINLDESSTEEDLATIIKIIAEATQKTAAALSVSSQVKLPLALVRQSEYLTHPIFNIHHTESSLMRYIKSLENKDLSLVHSMISLGSCTMKLNAATELIPVSWPQFANIHPFAPASQTSGYVQMAKELEAYLCNVTGFTACSLQPNSGAQGEFAGLLAIRGYHESRGDHHRNIAIIPSSAHGTNPASAVIAGYDVVVTPCDEQGNIIVSELKAKAEQHKSNLACLMVTYPSTHGVFETSIQDICQIIHDNGGMVYMDGANMNAQVGLTSPARIGADVCHLNLHKTFAIPHGGGGPGVGPICVNDHLKPFLPSHPYVNVNPEKGATPPVSAAPYGSASILLISYAYIRMLGPDGLKSATCHAILNANYMATRLGEKFKVLYTGEMGRVAHELILDLRPFKSIGVSAEDVAKRLMDYGFHAPTLSFPVAGTIMIEPTESENQDELDRFCDALLQIHNEILEVALGNYPADNNVLSNAPHTAAVITSDVWDRPYSREKAAYPLAYLKQGSKFWPSVGRVNNAFGDRNLVCTCPPMESYM, encoded by the coding sequence ATGGCTTTGTTTCCTCGTTACGATCGTTTTGAATCCCGTCATATCGGGACTTTGGGTACAGATTTGGCTCCGATGTTGAAAACCATAGGGGTGAATAGTCTGGATGAACTGATTCAACAAACGGTACCGGATAAGATTCGGCTGAAATCTGAGCTTAAAACGCCGGAAGCACTCTCTGAATACGACTATTTGTTGATGCTCAAAGAACTGGCAGATCAAAACACTAGCACCCGCAATTTTATCGGACAAGGGTATTTCGGTTCGGTGACACCCAGTGCGATTTTGAGGAATGTATTTCAAAATCCGGGTTGGTATACCCAATACACCCCTTACCAGGCAGAAATTGCACAAGGACGTCTGGAGGCTTTACTCAATTTTCAAACCATGGTCACCGATTTGACAGGCCTCCCGATTGCCAATGCTTCGTTGTTGGATGAAGGCACGGCTGCAGCTGAAGCCATGATGCTGTTTTACCACCAAAAAGAAAAAAAGACCAAAGAAGAATCTCCGGATGTATTCTTTGTTGACAATAAAGTGTACGATCAGACCCTGGCAGTGCTCCAATCGCGTGCATGGCCACAAGGCATCAAAATTGTAAGCGGCAACTGTCAAACCGATGCCATCCCAGACAACTGCTTTGGTGCTTTGATTCAATATCCCGACAAATCAGGGGGCGTTATCAACCATGAGGACTTTATCCAAAAAGCAAAAGCCGCCGGGATTTTCGTTGCCATGGCTACTGATTTACTCGCATTGTGCTTGCTTAAAAGTCCGGGCGAACTGGGTGCCGACATCGCTTTTGGTAACAGTCAGCGTTTTGGGGTTCCAATGGGTTTTGGTGGACCGCATGCCGCATTTTTTGCAACGAAAGAAGACTTTAAACGGGATATTCCGGGAAGAATTATCGGCGTTTCAATTGACGTACACGGAAATCGTGCCTTGCGCATGGCACTCCAAACACGCGAACAACACATCCGTCGCGAAAAAGCTACTTCAAACATCTGCACTGCTCAGGCTTTATTGGCAATTATGGCATCGATGTATGCAGTGTATCATGGTCCGATTGGTTTAAAAGCAATTGCTCGCCGGGTACACGACATGTCTTGTGCCTTGTCACAAGCTTTGCAAGCCATGGGATGTAAAGTGTCCAACGAACATTTCTTTGATTTGGTTTCCATTGAAGCGGATCAGAATACACAAAGCAAAATCAAGGTCGTTGCTGAAAAATATCAGTGCAATTTTTGGTACACAAACAATGCAGTTCAAATCAATCTGGATGAATCAAGTACTGAAGAAGATCTGGCAACCATTATAAAAATTATTGCAGAGGCTACACAAAAAACGGCTGCTGCACTTTCTGTTTCATCGCAAGTAAAATTGCCCCTGGCTTTGGTACGCCAATCAGAATATCTTACGCATCCGATCTTCAATATACATCATACGGAATCTTCCTTGATGCGTTACATCAAGAGTTTGGAAAACAAAGATCTTTCTTTGGTGCATTCTATGATCTCTTTAGGTTCCTGTACCATGAAGTTGAATGCCGCTACGGAATTAATTCCGGTGAGCTGGCCTCAGTTTGCAAACATCCATCCGTTTGCTCCGGCATCACAAACTTCCGGCTATGTCCAAATGGCAAAAGAACTGGAAGCTTATCTCTGCAACGTTACTGGTTTTACAGCCTGTTCCTTACAACCAAATTCCGGCGCACAGGGTGAGTTTGCAGGTTTATTGGCAATTCGCGGATACCATGAATCGCGCGGAGATCATCATCGAAACATTGCAATCATTCCTTCTTCAGCACACGGTACCAATCCGGCAAGTGCCGTCATCGCTGGCTATGATGTGGTGGTAACTCCTTGTGACGAACAAGGAAACATCATCGTTTCTGAATTGAAAGCAAAAGCAGAGCAACACAAATCAAATCTGGCCTGTTTGATGGTGACTTATCCTTCGACACACGGTGTGTTTGAAACTTCTATTCAGGATATCTGTCAGATTATTCACGACAATGGGGGCATGGTGTATATGGACGGTGCAAACATGAATGCGCAGGTAGGATTAACCAGTCCAGCCCGGATTGGAGCCGATGTCTGCCATTTAAATTTGCATAAAACCTTTGCGATTCCACATGGTGGAGGCGGTCCGGGTGTTGGTCCGATTTGTGTAAACGATCATCTGAAACCTTTCTTGCCATCCCATCCATACGTAAATGTAAATCCGGAAAAAGGTGCAACGCCACCGGTTTCAGCAGCGCCTTATGGCAGCGCCAGTATATTATTAATTTCCTATGCATACATTCGCATGTTGGGTCCCGATGGACTGAAATCGGCCACCTGCCACGCGATTCTAAATGCAAATTATATGGCGACTCGATTAGGAGAAAAATTCAAGGTGTTATACACAGGTGAAATGGGTCGGGTTGCGCATGAATTAATATTGGATCTTCGTCCATTTAAAAGTATCGGAGTCAGCGCAGAAGATGTTGCCAAACGTTTGATGGATTATGGTTTTCATGCGCCTACTTTATCTTTTCCGGTTGCAGGAACCATTATGATCGAACCAACTGAATCTGAAAATCAGGATGAGTTGGATCGTTTTTGTGATGCTTTATTGCAAATTCACAATGAAATTCTGGAAGTCGCTTTGGGCAATTATCCGGCTGACAACAATGTCTTGTCAAATGCGCCTCATACGGCAGCTGTCATCACTTCAGATGTTTGGGATCGTCCGTATTCTCGTGAAAAAGCGGCCTATCCATTGGCTTATCTAAAACAGGGTTCAAAGTTTTGGCCGAGTGTAGGTCGTGTAAACAATGCCTTTGGGGACCGCAACCTGGTTTGTACTTGTCCGCCGATGGAAAGTTATATGTAA